A portion of the Deinococcus peraridilitoris DSM 19664 genome contains these proteins:
- the ccmA gene encoding heme ABC exporter ATP-binding protein CcmA, producing the protein MPAPVTPAPWTPQPAVQLRGLWLRLGRDLVLRDLDLDVGQGEGVALLGENGAGKTTLLRLLASAIGPTRGDGRIFGYDLRDRRAVREHVHLLSHESGLYPDLTPSENLRFALRMHRQEGDVPGVLGRLHLSGAAHKRVRHLSAGMRKRLALARLLMLRRPLLLIDEPFANLDAAGRELALEVLGEVRAAGSTLIVAAHEPELTARVTNRTLHLAQGKLSETQR; encoded by the coding sequence ATGCCCGCACCTGTGACGCCCGCACCTTGGACGCCCCAACCGGCAGTGCAGCTGCGCGGCCTGTGGTTGCGTCTCGGCCGCGATCTCGTGCTGCGTGACCTCGACCTCGACGTGGGCCAGGGCGAAGGGGTCGCGCTGCTCGGCGAGAACGGCGCTGGGAAAACAACCCTGCTGCGCCTGCTGGCTTCGGCCATCGGACCGACGCGCGGTGACGGGCGGATCTTCGGATACGACCTGCGGGATCGGCGTGCCGTGCGCGAGCACGTGCACCTCCTGTCGCACGAAAGTGGCCTCTACCCCGACCTGACCCCAAGCGAGAATCTGCGTTTCGCCCTGCGTATGCACCGCCAGGAGGGGGATGTCCCTGGGGTACTGGGGCGGCTCCACCTGTCGGGCGCCGCGCACAAACGTGTACGTCACCTCAGTGCGGGCATGCGCAAACGGCTGGCGCTCGCCCGTCTGCTGATGCTCAGGCGTCCGCTGCTCCTCATCGACGAGCCCTTTGCCAACCTGGACGCCGCCGGACGCGAACTGGCCCTGGAGGTGCTGGGTGAGGTGCGCGCCGCCGGGTCGACCCTGATCGTCGCCGCGCACGAACCCGAGCTGACCGCGCGCGTCACCAACCGCACCCTGCATCTGGCTCAGGGGAAACTGAGCGAGACGCAGCGGTGA
- a CDS encoding heme exporter protein CcmB: MKAAWNIALKDWQLAGRTRDVLTSTVFFAGLLMLILAFALGPERLSGAAPGVLWSALALSAAIAAGRAFAAEQEAGALETLTLYPAAHEALYLGKLLGTLAQLLLLALVIVPVAVVMLGLRPMEGAHAAAWPLLALTVLLGLIGFAATSCFYSAITVNLRAREALLPVLAFPVMVPVVLASVRATQLILENGLASEWGAWLQFLALYDLASIVVASLLFPYALEG, encoded by the coding sequence GTGAAAGCTGCCTGGAACATCGCCCTCAAAGACTGGCAGCTGGCCGGCCGGACGCGTGACGTGCTGACGTCGACGGTGTTCTTCGCGGGCCTCCTGATGCTGATCCTCGCCTTCGCGCTGGGTCCGGAGAGACTGAGCGGGGCAGCTCCTGGCGTGCTGTGGAGCGCCCTGGCACTCTCGGCAGCCATCGCGGCAGGCCGTGCATTCGCCGCCGAGCAGGAAGCCGGGGCGCTCGAAACCCTGACGCTTTACCCGGCAGCGCACGAAGCGCTGTACCTGGGAAAGCTGCTGGGCACCCTGGCGCAGCTGCTGCTGCTGGCGCTGGTGATTGTGCCCGTGGCAGTCGTGATGCTGGGGCTGCGGCCCATGGAGGGCGCCCACGCCGCAGCCTGGCCGCTCCTGGCCCTGACGGTGCTGCTGGGCCTGATCGGTTTTGCCGCCACCAGCTGCTTTTACTCGGCGATCACCGTGAATCTACGGGCCCGCGAAGCGCTGTTGCCCGTGCTGGCTTTTCCGGTGATGGTGCCGGTGGTACTGGCGTCAGTGCGCGCGACACAGCTCATTCTGGAAAACGGGCTGGCAAGCGAATGGGGAGCGTGGCTGCAGTTCCTGGCGCTGTACGACCTCGCGTCGATTGTCGTGGCGTCGCTGCTGTTTCCCTACGCGCTCGAAGGCTGA